A window of the Streptomyces griseochromogenes genome harbors these coding sequences:
- a CDS encoding response regulator transcription factor: MHALLVEDDDRMAQALITALAQRGHTVRRAGRALDALRWVHEAEFVLLDLGLPDLDGLELLRRLRTVCDAPLIVVTARCEERDIVQGLRAGADDYVVKPFRMNELMARIDTVRRRTGAAAHRADGTDRGRGPVRSGDVEIDIAGRTVRVAGADVRLTRREFDVLAFLAARPGEVHSREEILDRIWGDAFLAASRSLDVHVAGIRAKTGRAELVRTVRGFGYQLGSPAPGTDGRGGR, encoded by the coding sequence ATGCACGCGCTGCTCGTCGAGGACGACGACCGTATGGCCCAGGCCCTGATCACCGCCCTCGCCCAGCGCGGGCACACCGTCCGCAGGGCCGGCCGGGCCCTGGACGCCCTGCGATGGGTGCATGAGGCCGAGTTCGTGCTGCTCGACCTCGGCCTGCCCGATCTGGACGGGCTCGAGCTGCTGCGGCGGCTGCGGACGGTGTGCGACGCGCCGCTGATCGTGGTGACGGCCCGCTGCGAGGAGCGCGACATCGTGCAGGGGCTGCGGGCCGGGGCCGACGACTATGTGGTCAAGCCGTTCCGGATGAACGAGCTGATGGCCCGGATCGACACGGTGCGCCGCCGCACCGGGGCGGCGGCGCACCGCGCGGACGGCACGGACCGCGGCCGAGGCCCCGTGCGCAGCGGCGATGTCGAGATCGACATCGCGGGCCGTACGGTGAGGGTCGCCGGAGCGGACGTACGGCTGACCCGGCGCGAGTTCGACGTCCTCGCGTTCCTCGCGGCGCGGCCGGGCGAGGTGCACTCCCGCGAGGAGATCCTGGACCGGATCTGGGGCGACGCCTTCCTCGCCGCCTCGCGGTCCCTGGATGTGCATGTGGCGGGCATCCGCGCGAAGACGGGCCGCGCCGAACTGGTGCGCACGGTGCGGGGCTTCGGCTACCAGCTGGGTTCGCCGGCGCCGGGCACGGACGGCCGGGGCGGGCGATGA